The genomic window AATCCTGCTAGGAGAAGTGAATAAAAAATCATCCTAGGAGGAGTGAATGAAAAATAATTATAGTTTTGTGAAGAACATAACATTAACTCTATTTTTAGCTAGTTTCTGCTTGTCTTGCAATGCTAATACTGATAGAAAATCAGAGCAAGCCAAAGCAGTTGCACAACAACAGAAAGAACCGAAAATTAGCTATGGTAACTTCACTATTAAAGAGGAGTCAGATTATTTGATGATTCCTGTGAATATCTCAGGGAGTTATGACAAGGGAGGTATTTTAGATAGTGACAGTTATAAACGAGGAGATAACACACTTTTATACAACCTAATATTTTATCGTAAACAAGATGGTGATACTCATCTTCTCTTAGATAAACAAGCAATTATAAATTCGTTTCATTTTATAGAAACAAAAGTAGCCGCCAAGCCACCTACAAGAGTTTGGCTTTATCAAATTGTTGACCAAGATACTAACAAAGATAAACAACTCAACCAACAAGATGCGGTGATTGGCTATATTTCAGATTTATCTGGAAAAAATCTCAAGCAAGTCACACCAAACAATACCAAAATCATTAATTGGGTTGTTGTTCCCAGTCAAAATGCAGTTTTTATCAAAATTATCAAAGATTCTAATAACGATAATCAATTTACAGCCGCAGATAAGACTAATTTTGTCCGGGTTAATCTTGAGCAACCCAGTATAGGTACAGAAATTATTAGTGACCAAATAGAACAGAGGATTAAATCTTACATTCTGAAATAAAACCAATTCGCAATTCGCAATTCGCAATTAAACTAAGCCACCCACAAGGGGTGGGGTTTTTATCTACCTTGCGATACAAGGACTGTTTCGCCCAGCAGGGGCGTTAGCGGAGCGGGACGAAGTACGGTTTTGAACCTTCACTTTTTGATCAAGGAAACTCTGGATTCTTCCCTTCGGTCAGAATGACAAAATTACACGCTTTCAGTCAGAATGACCAAATTATGCGTCTTCAGTCAGGATGACAAAATTATACGCCTTCGGTCAGAATAACCAAATTATACCCTTGCGGATTTTTCAAACAAGTTCTTATTGAAAATACTCAGATTTTGGATCGGGAAAGAGTTATCAAAACCAGAGATTGTCCCTCAGTTTGGGCAATAAATACTTTGTAGCCAAATCCAGTCACATCCCAATCCAAAATCTAAATTCATATATTGAATAATCCTAGATTAGTCATTGTCCCATTGTTCACGACCAATGAGATCGCCGATGCGATCGCGTAACAAGAAATCGCACTTCTCTAACTCACACTCTACACAAACCCACTCTCTGGCGGGAATGTATTGGCAGAGTGTATATATTGGCTGCTGTCGGCTAACCATTCCTTTTTCTACCAGTCGGCGTGCTTCGTCCTGAATTACATCTAGAGAGTAGTAATTTATAGAGGGCACCGTATTCACACTCATGGTTTTTACTCACAAATTTACACGTAAATAGTGTTCCCACTAAATCATGGGGAACAAACATGACAAGGATTTAGACTTGCGCTGAAGTTTTTGTAGTTTACTATACGGAACTGATTCCATTTTGACGCTAGACACCCCTAAATTATGTAAATAAATGTTAAGTTTGTCAACTTTCCCTGACATTATCCCCATAACGCCGCTTCTGGCAAAGAACTGGCTATTAAATTTAACCAGTGAGAAAATTGATTAGAACATTAGAACTATTTTTAGGAATACCAAGATTACGTCATAACTACAAAACTAGAAGTTTCTAGGGCAAGTAAGTGTATAAACTATTGCTAATATTATTAATCTAACGGCTACCGTACACTAGGAAAGCTTATTAATAGCCATAAGTTAATAATTTCTTAAAGCCAACTTTAATTTCTGGATTAAGGTCAGTTTTATCTACTAACTAATTGGTGAATATCAACATCTGTCGCTGGGTGAAATCGGATGTTTCTAGAGTAGCAGTAGCTAGTAAAAGTCATATCCAGCTTGAGGAGTAGCTAAGAGGCTGTAAATGTCATAATTATCACTCAGGTCATCATTTGATAACATATGGTTACGTAAGTACATAGCAATAGAATTATGAATTTTTATTTAGTTAGTGGTTTTTGCTGTCAGTGAAATTATCAAGACATGAAATACATTAGTTTTGTTACCAAATTGTAACATTTTCGGCTATAAAAGCTTTAGGGGTTATCACCCCCAATACAAGGAAATAATGAAAACAGACGTGGCTAAAGCACGTCTGTAAATCGTTTGGCGGATTCTTGGGAGATATCCTGACAAAGTGGCAGAAGCTACTTATTCTAAAAGTTGCTCATCACTTTCATCAGTCGTGTCTTGCGATCGCGCATACTCAAGTTTGTTTAATAGAGATAGCACCTTATTTCCCCGTTCAATAGAACGGTCTTCGATAAACATAACTTCCGGCGTGCGACGCAGCCTTACCCGCGCCCCCAGTTCACTCCGCACAAAACCAGTGGCTGACTTCAAACCCGCCATTGTTTCTTCCTTGGCTTCATCTGTACCATATATGCTGACGTAAATTTTGGCGTGTTGGAGATCACCAGAAACATCAACATCAGTTACACTAACCATTCCTGTGCCTACACGGTCATCTTTAATGCCATTGAGTAGCATTTGGCTAAC from Nostoc sp. UHCC 0870 includes these protein-coding regions:
- a CDS encoding DUF4327 family protein, which translates into the protein MSVNTVPSINYYSLDVIQDEARRLVEKGMVSRQQPIYTLCQYIPAREWVCVECELEKCDFLLRDRIGDLIGREQWDND
- the rbfA gene encoding 30S ribosome-binding factor RbfA, which gives rise to MATNRRVSRVAELIRREVSQMLLNGIKDDRVGTGMVSVTDVDVSGDLQHAKIYVSIYGTDEAKEETMAGLKSATGFVRSELGARVRLRRTPEVMFIEDRSIERGNKVLSLLNKLEYARSQDTTDESDEQLLE